A portion of the Doryrhamphus excisus isolate RoL2022-K1 chromosome 20, RoL_Dexc_1.0, whole genome shotgun sequence genome contains these proteins:
- the plekha3 gene encoding pleckstrin homology domain-containing family A member 3, translated as MEGVLHKWTNYMTGWQPRWFVLDKGVISYYDSEDDVGKGSKGSIKMSVCEIKVHPTDATRLELIIPGEQHFYVRAVNAAERQRWLVALGSSKAGTLDSHRHRGPDCLKTKMSELRLYCDLLVQQVQTIQSQSTTDPDTTPTSEASLLSATCATFIRTLEECITLARHNVAPDLQPPERLRRSVSHPGMSTLDRSGILKESWSGGPRWKQRRNRASSDSSMYDAEPTYKGFRSSLGSDSSSIPEERANGVNPKTTPADTDLSPPRP; from the exons ATGGAGGGTGTTCTGCACAAATGGACCAACTACATGACAG gcTGGCAGCCGCGGTGGTTCGTCTTAGACAAGGGGGTCATCTCCTACTACGACAGCGAGGACGACGTTGGCAAAGGAAGTAAAGGCTCCATCAAGATGTCCGTGTGTGAAATTAAAG TTCACCCAACGGACGCCACACGTCTGGAGTTGATCATTCCAGGCGAGCAGCACTTTTACGTGCGGGCAGTGAACGCAGCAGAGAGACAGAGGTGGCTGGTGGCGCTGGGATCGTCAAAAGCGGGGACGCTGGACTCTCACAGACACAGAG GTCCTGATTGtctcaaaacaaaaatgtcagaGCTGCGTCTCTACTGTGACCTCCTTGTCCAGCAGGTCCAAACCATCCAGTCACAGTCCACCACAGACCCAGACACCACACCCACATCTGAG GCGTCCCTCCTCAGTGCCACCTGTGCCACCTTCATCAGGACGCTGGAGGAGTGCATCACCTTGGCCCGGCATAACGTCGCACCTGACCTTCAACCTCCTGAAAGG TTGAGGAGGTCAGTCAGTCACCCCGGAATGTCCACTTTGGACAG GTCGGGGATCCTGAAAGAGAGCTGGAGCGGAGGTCCTCGATGGAAGCAGCGGCGGAACCGGGCGAGCTCAGACAGTTCCATGTACGACGCCGAGCCCACGTATAAAG gtttccGTTCGAGTCTCGGCAGCGACTCGTCCTCCATCCCAGAGGAGCGCGCTAACGGCGTGAACCCGAAGACCACGCCCGCTGACACTGACCTGTCACCGCCGAGGCCGTGA
- the LOC131107998 gene encoding uncharacterized protein LOC131107998 isoform X2: MDSIDAANDQMTEEGLQHLKPRSCAEFLGQSRCAGCYNQHKHSMPRQNSSSSTDDSDSNSDSDSDSESGSDGESSSSSDGGLSQEEAEPAHEADGRRGDEQSQAGDTRTSLEGQTMKPAPVEGAGDKETQSKHCSDGKQNITMATACPTPSSSVIGPTQ, from the exons ATGGACTCGATAGATGCCGCCAATGATCAAATGACAGAAGAAGGTCTGCAGCATCTAAAG CCCAGGTCCTGTGCAGAGTTCTTGGGCCAGTCTCGCTGTGCCGGCTGTTACAACCAGCACAAACACTCCATGCCTCGGCAAAACAGCAGCTCCTCCACCGATGACTCGGATTCCAACTCTGACTCCGACTCCGATTCCGAGTCCGGCTCTGATGGAGAGTCGTCCTCCAGCAGCGACGGCGGCTTGAGCCAGGAAGAAGCGGAACCGGCACACGAAGCTGATGGACGCCGTGGTGATGAGCAAAGCCAGGCGGGAGACACGAGGACGAGCCTGGAAG GTCAAACAATGAAACCTGCGCCTGTGGAGGGTGCCGGAGACAAAGAGACGCAAAGTAAACATTGCAGTGACGGTAAACAAaacatcaccatggcaacagcatgTCCCACACCTTCATCGTCTGTGATTGGACCGACACAGTGA
- the LOC131107998 gene encoding uncharacterized protein LOC131107998 isoform X1 — MTFEASLTMTLAPVKLLWRRRPAGRMDSIDAANDQMTEEGLQHLKPRSCAEFLGQSRCAGCYNQHKHSMPRQNSSSSTDDSDSNSDSDSDSESGSDGESSSSSDGGLSQEEAEPAHEADGRRGDEQSQAGDTRTSLEGQTMKPAPVEGAGDKETQSKHCSDGKQNITMATACPTPSSSVIGPTQ; from the exons ATGACATTCGAGGCTTCGTTAACGATGACGCTGGCTCCAGTGAAA CTTTTGTGGCGGCGTCGACCTGCAGGACGGATGGACTCGATAGATGCCGCCAATGATCAAATGACAGAAGAAGGTCTGCAGCATCTAAAG CCCAGGTCCTGTGCAGAGTTCTTGGGCCAGTCTCGCTGTGCCGGCTGTTACAACCAGCACAAACACTCCATGCCTCGGCAAAACAGCAGCTCCTCCACCGATGACTCGGATTCCAACTCTGACTCCGACTCCGATTCCGAGTCCGGCTCTGATGGAGAGTCGTCCTCCAGCAGCGACGGCGGCTTGAGCCAGGAAGAAGCGGAACCGGCACACGAAGCTGATGGACGCCGTGGTGATGAGCAAAGCCAGGCGGGAGACACGAGGACGAGCCTGGAAG GTCAAACAATGAAACCTGCGCCTGTGGAGGGTGCCGGAGACAAAGAGACGCAAAGTAAACATTGCAGTGACGGTAAACAAaacatcaccatggcaacagcatgTCCCACACCTTCATCGTCTGTGATTGGACCGACACAGTGA